The Montipora capricornis isolate CH-2021 chromosome 3, ASM3666992v2, whole genome shotgun sequence genome window below encodes:
- the LOC138041032 gene encoding failed axon connections-like — protein MATEVESPALEPAPEEVETKPEGEAKPEENHVEEKQDEQTDQATDENKAAEPDANAVNDSAKPEENGTSQPKVLIYQHPPWNNIPSPLPACIKIETYCRLMKIPYENVFKAGTDQKLPYIEYQGETKKHNLISFLNSKFEVDADASLTDKDKALSRAFQCMVEENTFWSLMYYRWVDNFAETKKYFKGLDVVRKNVRPKLDQGKCVKCLEAHEIGKNNKDDIYAIGVQDLKAISAFLDDKEFFLGSEPSTIDCTLFGLLSCLLNTAENSPLTKVVTEDLKNLVNLYDRMKLNYWLDWNELCSEEQVEETRPKSRLSVKKKRRTKPTEPAAEEKGAEVSAEKEGEEKKEEESKPEEAAAAEGGESAQATTEEPKEQAEAAEEKKDEETPVVNGDASEEPAAEPAQE, from the coding sequence ATGGCGACTGAAGTCGAATCACCCGCTTTAGAACCAGCCCCAGAAGAAGTGGAAACCAAACCAGAAGGAGAGGCTAAACCCGAGGAAAATCATGTCGAAGAGAAGCAAGATGAACAGACTGATCAAGCGACCGATGAAAACAAGGCAGCTGAACCCGACGCGAACGCAGTCAACGACAGCGCAAAACCAGAAGAGAATGGCACAAGTCAACCAAAAGTACTGATTTACCAACATCCACCTTGGAATAACATTCCATCGCCGCTTCCAGCTTGCATCAAGATTGAGACCTATTGCCGATTGATGAAGATTCCCTACGAAAACGTTTTCAAAGCAGGCACTGATCAAAAGTTACCTTACATCGAATACCAAGGCGAGACAAAGAAGCACAACCTTATAAGCTTCCTCAATTCCAAGTTTGAAGTTGACGCGGATGCTTCCCTTACCGACAAGGACAAAGCGCTTTCGCGAGCTTTCCAATGTATGGTTGAGGAAAACACGTTTTGGAGTTTGATGTACTATCGCTGGGTCGATAACTTTGCCGAAACCAAGAAGTATTTCAAGGGCTTAGATGTTGTTCGGAAGAATGTACGCCCAAAACTCGATCAAGGCAAATGCGTCAAGTGCTTAGAAGCCCATGAAATCGGCAAGAACAATAAAGACGACATTTATGCTATTGGTGTCCAAGATTTGAAAGCGATCTCCGCTTTTTTAGATGACAAAGAGTTCTTCCTGGGTTCTGAGCCGTCGACTATCGATTGCACGTTGTTTGGGTTGCTGTCATGCCTTCTGAACACGGCCGAAAACTCTCCACTGACAAAAGTTGTCACTGAAGATTTGAAAAATCTCGTAAACCTCTATGATCGCATGAAGCTTAACTACTGGTTGGATTGGAATGAGCTGTGTAGCGAGGAGCAAGTCGAGGAGACGCGACCAAAATCGAGATTAAGCGTTAAAAAGAAGAGGCGAACCAAGCCCACAGAGCCGGCTGCAGAAGAGAAAGGGGCTGAAGTTAGCGCTGAGAAAGAAggtgaagagaaaaaagaagaggaaagtaAACCCGAAGAAGCTGCAGCTGCCGAAGGTGGGGAAAGTGCCCAGGCGACAACCGAAGAGCCAAAGGAACAGGCGGAGGcggcagaagaaaaaaaagacgaaGAAACTCCAGTCGTTAATGGTGATGCCAGCGAGGAGCCGGCGGCCGAACCAGCTCAGGAATAA